A portion of the Lampris incognitus isolate fLamInc1 chromosome 9, fLamInc1.hap2, whole genome shotgun sequence genome contains these proteins:
- the LOC130118389 gene encoding protein LRATD2-like, with translation MGNQVEKLTHLSYAEVPTSDPNGFEPDGDDAPRIGVSYIFSNDDDEQEDTLDIPPDDRPPVREEKPFDPQNQLECTVHYREECVYERNTATPDMVATHSAENLLNRCRPGDLVEFMASGQYPHWAVYVGDFQVVHLHRAEIKNNFLADASQGKKGRIVNGLYRYRALPADVIVRNALDQVGARDRDLYWRNSECFAAWCRYGKREFKIGGEIRIGKQPYRLKLLFSEKKSHVLEFQSLEDVIMEKRRNDQIGRDAVMQELAGHLSPTNEIKDERFPD, from the coding sequence ATGGGGAATCAGGTGGAGAAACTGACCCATTTAAGTTACGCCGAAGTCCCGACGTCCGACCCGAACGGGTTCGAACCGGATGGCGACGACGCGCCGCGGATCGGCGTGTCCTACATTTTCTCCAACGACGACGACGAGCAGGAGGACACGTTGGACATTCCGCCGGACGACCGACCGCCCGTCCGGGAAGAGAAGCCGTTTGACCCCCAAAACCAGCTGGAGTGCACGGTGCACTACCGAGAGGAGTGCGTGTACGAGAGGAACACCGCGACCCCGGACATGGTCGCCACTCACTCTGCGGAAAACCTGCTGAACAGGTGCAGACCCGGTGACCTGGTGGAGTTCATGGCGAGCGGGCAGTATCCGCACTGGGCGGTGTACGTCGGCGACTTCCAGGTGGTTCATTTGCACCGGGCCGAGATAAAGAACAACTTTCTCGCGGATGCCAGCCAGGGTAAAAAAGGTCGGATCGTGAACGGTCTGTACCGGTACCGTGCGCTCCCGGCCGACGTGATTGTGCGCAACGCGCTGGACCAGGTCGGCGCCAGAGACAGAGACCTGTACTGGAGGAACTCGGAGTGTTTCGCCGCCTGGTGCCGGTACGGCAAACGAGAGTTCAAAATCGGCGGGGAGATCCGAATCGGGAAGCAGCCGTACAGACTAAAGTTGCTGTTTTCGGAAAAGAAGAGCCACGTGTTGGAGTTTCAGAGTTTGGAGGACGTCATCATGGAGAAGCGGAGGAACGATCAAATCGGCAGGGACGCCGTCATGCAAGAGCTAGCGGGCCACCTGAGCCCAACGAATGAGATTAAAGACGAGCGTTTCCCCGATTGA